Below is a window of Salmo trutta chromosome 35, fSalTru1.1, whole genome shotgun sequence DNA.
aacaagccatagaaagttggttgcaatttcagtttaatccaccagaaaagacagaacaaagatggttaaactcaaatatactaattgatccccaaaaaaaaatgtttttggggaggaaaagtgttttaaaaaaatgtGCTAATGATAGCATAAATAGGagtggtggagttatgtcacacatggaGCTATCTAAAATATATGGGAACGTCTGCTgtatccaaaattacaaccaagtCAATGCAGCATTACTGcgaaaatggaggaggcaagtcgAAGGGGGTGAAGGTAAGGAACTTGTCCATGTATCTACATTAAAGgccaaagtttttttttaaattggggggggggggggggggggggaaataagaGTATACAAGTTACATTtagggatacattttttttaaactgctgcCCCATACAGATAGTTGTGAAGAGATCTTCAATGTgctgattccatggcacatggtttatgaactgatacacaaaacaacgcCTGATTCAAAATGTAGTTTagcaatttaaattattatacaaaattattgAAACCAATCTAATGTTATGTATAtaggggatacaaccatcccagctctgcagattttccTACGAAGAAACAGAATCATTCGATTTCTTGTTTTGGTACTGCCCGTATTTTGGTCGCAGGTTTAGGAATGGTTGAAAAATCGCGACATTTACCGAAAaataactctgcaaatagcactgctgggtgattttgAAAAcccatagtcaatcgatcaataatataatactcTTAGTAAACATAATTTTTGTTAATTTGGCAAGTAAAAACTAGATGGTTTTCAGAGATAGattggaggggttgagggtagctgaaggactAAAGGAAAATAGTGCCTGTAATATGTTCTGTAGAAGTCTGAGTATTGTTGTACAGTAGTTTACTCCAATTACGGGAGAGGATTGGGGgaaataaagacatttaaaaaaattatatatatatatatatatatatatatatatatatataattggaAATTATGCAAAGAATTATATTGATAGAACCCTTAATCTGTCCGCAATATTACAGCTGATCTACcacctaaaaaaaatatatatatatatacacatatatatagtTATTGTATCAATTCAGGCAATCTATTGCTATATGGTTTTTGtgcatatcgcccagctctactACCTACCTTACCTCACTACACCTGGTGGTGCTCAAGATGGGTAGCCAGCCATCTTAAGCCCCTTTTACACAGAGGGCTTTACCTTTTTTCGTTCCTGTATCTAGATATGTATCGTTCCTGTATCGGaagagcccatgtatctagatatgtatcgttcctgtatcagagcccatgtatctagatatgtatcgttcctgtatcagaggagcccatgtatctagatatgtatcgttcctgtatcagagcccatgtatctagatatgTATCGTTCCTGTGtcagagcccatgtatctagatatgtatcgttcctgtatcggaggagcccatgtatctagatatgTATCATTCCTGTATCAgaggagcccatgtatctagatatgtatcgttcctgtatcagagcccatgtatctagatatgTATCGTTCCTGTATCAGAGCCCATATATCTAGATATGTATCGTTCCTGTATCAgaggagcccatgtatctagatatgtatcgttcctgtatcggaggagcccatgtatctagatatgtatcgttcctgtatcatcagagcccatgtatctagatatgTGTCGTTCCTGTATCAgaggagcccatgtatctagatatgtatcgttcctgtatcagaggagcccatgtatctagatatgTGTCGTTCCTGTATCAgaggagcccatgtatctagatatgtatcgttcctgtatcagagcccatgtatctagatatgtatcgttcctgtatcagaggagcccatgtatctagatatgTGTCGTTCCTGTATCAGaagagcccatgtatctagatacgtatcgttcctgtatcagaggagcccatgtatctagatgcatACAGAATAATCTTTAAAAGGAAAGCTGATtattgtgagtgtaatgttggtgtgttttctctctctggttCACCAGCCCAGGACGCAGGTGTGTCCCCATGCTCCAGTACCTGTCCTGACCTGTCTAAGTCCCAGACCCTCAGCTCTCTGTCTGAGAGCGGGGCTGTACTGATAGAGGTCTGCTGTCTGCTAGTACTGGCTGTAGACAACAAGgtatctaacacacacacattgcctcCTCCTGCTGGCTATCGACAAACACACTACTACCTTTCTCAGACTGTTGGCTATGTTCCCAAACTATTTCCCCTTTGTTGAACTTACCTCTGTTTCCTGTCGTCTGCAGGCAGCAGCAGAGGAGTTGTGTCTCCTGCTCAGCCAGGTGTTCCAGATAGTTTATACTGAGTCCACTATAGACTTCCTGGACAGAGCCATCTTTGACGGAGCCACTACCCCCAccagacacctctctctctacagtggtGAGGACATCAATCAATTaacatatcaatcaatcaatcccaCACTGACGCTGACACCGCTctctaccagtggaggctgctgagaggttggacgactcataataatggccggaaccgAGCGAATGGACtggcatcaaatacatggaaACTATGTGTcggatgtatttgataccattccactgaatTCCTCTCCAggcattaccacgagcccgtcctacCCAATTAAGTAGCCACCAACCTCATGTGCTCTCTATAGTGATGAGGCTCTGTCCACCTCAAAATGTTTTCAATGTTACTAAGAGCAGCAATAAAAAATTATTAATATGAATCCATTTATGTTTTCTAATTGTGAAGATGACTCTTCAAGCAAGGTGGACCTTAAGGAATCATTCGAAGCAGAGGCCAGCACCTTGTAAGTAGCTAGAATTATGTCTGTGTGTTATGCAGTTAGTTCCAGGGTTCTCAGGCGGAAGGTTCTCAGGCGGAAGGTTCTCAGGCGGAAGGTTCTCAGGCGGAAGGTTCTCAGGCGGTGGTGACCACACAGCTGGACAGTactccaggtgcgacaaaactagggcctgtaggacctgtctggtcAAATGAGATGTCAAGAAGGCAACGCcctatcatggacagacctcttccTATTTTAGCAACCGTTTgtgtctatatgttttgaccgtgACAGCTTGCTATTGTTCTGTAGGGTTTTAATGATGTAGTTCTGGGTTTTAATGATGTAGTTCTGGGTTTTAATGATGTGGTTCTGTAGGGTTTTAATGATGTGGTTCTGTAGGGTTTTAATGATGCGGTTCTGTAGGGTTTTAATGATGTGGTTCTGGGTTTTAATGATGTGGTTCTGGGTTTTAATGATGTGGTTCTGTAGGGTTTTAATGATGTGGTTCTGTAGGGTTTTAATGATGTGGTTCTGTAGGGTTTTAATGATGTGGTTCTGTAGGGTTTTAATGATGTGGTTCTGGGTTTTAATGATGTGGTTCTGTAGGGTTTTAATGATGTGGTTCTGTAGGGTTTTAATGACGTGGTTCTGTAGGGTTTTAACGATGTGGTTCTGTAGGGTTTTAATGATGTGGTTCTGTAGGGTTTTAATGATGTGGTTCTGGGTTTTAACGATGTGGTTCTGGGTTTTAACGACGTGGTTCTGGGTTTTAACGACGTGGTTCTGGGTTTTAACGATGTGGTTCTGGGTTTTAACGACGTGGTTCTGTAGGGTTTTAACGATGTGGTTCTGTAGGGTTTTAACGATGTGGTTCTGTAGGGTTTTAACGATGTGGTTCTGTAGGGTTTTAATGATGTGGTTCTGTAGGGTTTTAATGATGTGGTTCTGTAGGGTTTTAATGATGTGGTTCTGTAGGGTTTTAATGATGTGGTTCTGTAGGGTTTTAATGATGTGGTTCTGTAGGGTTTTAATGACGTGGTTCTGGGTTTTAATGACGTGGTTCTGTAGGGTTTTAATGATGTGGTTCTGTAGGGTATTAATGATGTGGTTCTGTTTGTTCTATAGTTCTTTCCAGGGGTCTCTAGAGGCAGGGGGCGACTCTCCGTCCCCCACCTCCACCCCAGCCTCCCCTCAGACCAAGACAGCCAGCGAAGGAGAGCTGAGCACCACCGCCACAGAGCTGCTACAAGACTACATGACCACGGTAGGGtgggtgtgttgtgtgtctgtgcatgtatgGATGTATAATGGCGCCTGAGGGGGATGGCTGATGTTTACAGGCTCATAAACAACTGctgttttgtggggggggggttttccacattgtttgtaacttattttgtacataatgttgctgctaccgtctattatgaccgaaaagagcttctggatatcaggacagagaTTACGAACTGgattaagatttttttttctttaatgagtccgatgcgaaggatatactgcttctccgagacccgtcatttgcgtgaagaaaatacagaaataaaaataCTGAAATACAGGGGGCGGAGATCAGGGTGCCCCGCCTCTACCACATAGTTTTATAATTGTTTGTTTTATTAGTTTAACCAGACTGCGTTTGTGTATTGTTGttacttagatgaagatcagatcaaattttatgaccaatttatgcagaaatccagaataattccaaagggttcatgtactttttcttgccactctagccatcgttattgttatttaattttttactttagtttatttagtaaatatcttaactcttatttcttgaactgcgttgttggttaagggcttgtaagtaagcatttcatggtaaggtctacacctgttgtgttcggcgtatgtgacatttgatttgatgtatgaGGTTGTGGTTTTGGTGATCTATAAAATGAGGTTGTGGTTTCGGTGATCTATAAAATGAGGTTGTGGTTTTGGTGATCTATAAAATGAGGTTGTGGTTTCGGTGATCTATAAAATGAGGTTGTGGTTTTGGTGATCTATAAATGAGGTTGTGGTTTTGGTGATCTATAAAATGAGGTTGTGGTTTTGGTGATCTATAAAATGAGGTTGTGGTTTTGGTGATCTATAAAATGAGGTTGTGGTTTTGGTGATCTATAAAATAGGTACAGCTGCTTTCTCATTTTATTTTTCTCTAACcttttcccttccctctctccccccttttctctctcccccccttttctctctctcccccttttcctctctccccccttttctctctccccccttttctctctccccccttttctctctccccccttttctctctccccccttttctctctctccccccttttctctctcccccccttttctctctccccccccttttctctctcccccccccttttctctctcccccccttttctctctctccccccttttctctctctccccccttttctctctccccccttttctctctctccccccttttctctctctccccccttttctctctctccctcccccctctcgctctctcccccctttcctctctcctctccctctcccctcctctctctctctcctctcccctctctctctcctcccccctctctctctctcccctctctctctccctcccccctcattTCCTCTTTAAGTTGCGTACCAAGTTGTCGTCTCAGGAGATCCAGCAGTTTGCTACTCTTCTTCATGAGTACCGTAACGGAGCGTCCGTCCATGAGTTCTGTATCAACCTTCGCCAGCTCTACGGGGACAGCAGGAAGTTCCTCCTACTGGGTGAGAACCACTTCCTGTATGGGGGTCACAGGGTGAAAGGTCAAACCTGGGCTGTGTTCAGAGGTCAAGCCGAGCAGCAGGAAACAGTTGTGAAACGAACGGGAGATTTTTACCTGAGCTTGACCAATGAGAATGCTTATTTTGTTTCCCAATCCCTGTTTTTGCTACATTGTGCCTTATTGAACAGGACCCTGCTGTTTCAGCTTGACTGTGAAATGAGTCTGCACTATTTTCAGTTCACACAAGGCTCTCAGGGTTCGACAGTGGGACCATTTTAATCCCATATGTGCCTAAATATGTGCTGTGTGCCCTGGATTGTTAATTTAGGAGCAGCAGTGAGTCTAGAGAAATGAGGGACTCTTTAATACCTAAAATAATTTTCATTGTGCTGCTAAATTTCTTTGgctccttgtaaaaaaaaaaaaaaaaaagtcagctTAGAGCCCTGGTTCTGTGATTCAGACTGTCTGTGCATTGTCCTTCCCCCCCCCTTACGATCCCATGTCCACCCAGGTCTGAGGCCGTTCATCCCAGAGAAGGACAGCCAACACTTTGAGAACTTCCTGGAGACCATCGGTGTTAAGGACGGCCGTGGCATCATCACTGACAGCTTCGGACGCTACCGCCGCACCGCCAGCTCCGCCTCCGACTCAACCACCAATGGGAACGGGGCGGCGGGAGGGGACGGGGCTGGGTCTGACGAGGGGCTGGTGCCCTCCGAAGGAGACGAGTGGGACCGCATGATCTCTGATATCAGTAATGATATAGAGGCTCTGGGCGTTAGTATGGACCAAGAAGGGGTCACACCCTAGCTTCTAACCCCTTGCCTCGAGTCTGGGAGAGAGGGTGACGccctactccccccccccccccccccccccccccccctagaccCTACTCCCTACCATCAAGACTGTGCTGCAGTATGGACTAAAGAGGGGTCACACTCTAGACCCTAACCCCTTCTCCCTATGCCCTAactcataccccccccccctagtCCGTACTCGTCCTGAACCAACAGAGAGGACGATCCAGCCAGCCCAGATCCAACCCCTTGATGATGACATGCTGTGCATTGTGGCCAATCAGCTTTCAGTGTGAGCCAGCGTGGCCAATCAGCTTTCAGTATGAGCCAGTGGACCAATCCGCTCGGCCGTTCAAAGAAAACGTTATTGATCCATTCGTAGTGGTTTTTACTAACTGAGTGAATggcagctttttttttttttatcgttATTGGCAGTATCTGCCATCAGTGACAAGGATGAAGCTGAGTCACCCCCCTGAGGGCAGCCATAATGAATACCCACAATGCTCTGTCTG
It encodes the following:
- the ccm2 gene encoding cerebral cavernous malformations protein 2 homolog isoform X2 encodes the protein METEPGIVSPFKRVFLKGEKGRDKKAQEKTTERRALHTFSLSLPDHRIDPDILLNDYVEKEVKYLGQLTSVPGYLNPSSRTEVLQLIDNARKSHQLAGQLTTEQDAVVSLSAYNVKLVWRDGEDIILRVPIHDIAAVSYIRDDSLHLVVLKTAQDAGVSPCSSTCPDLSKSQTLSSLSESGAVLIEVCCLLVLAVDNKAAAEELCLLLSQVFQIVYTESTIDFLDRAIFDGATTPTRHLSLYSDDSSSKVDLKESFEAEASTFSFQGSLEAGGDSPSPTSTPASPQTKTASEGELSTTATELLQDYMTTLRTKLSSQEIQQFATLLHEYRNGASVHEFCINLRQLYGDSRKFLLLGLRPFIPEKDSQHFENFLETIGVKDGRGIITDSFGRYRRTASSASDSTTNGNGAAGGDGAGSDEGLVPSEGDEWDRMISDISNDIEALGVSMDQEGVTP
- the ccm2 gene encoding cerebral cavernous malformations protein 2 homolog isoform X1 — translated: MEEDVKKVKKPGIVSPFKRVFLKGEKGRDKKAQEKTTERRALHTFSLSLPDHRIDPDILLNDYVEKEVKYLGQLTSVPGYLNPSSRTEVLQLIDNARKSHQLAGQLTTEQDAVVSLSAYNVKLVWRDGEDIILRVPIHDIAAVSYIRDDSLHLVVLKTAQDAGVSPCSSTCPDLSKSQTLSSLSESGAVLIEVCCLLVLAVDNKAAAEELCLLLSQVFQIVYTESTIDFLDRAIFDGATTPTRHLSLYSDDSSSKVDLKESFEAEASTFSFQGSLEAGGDSPSPTSTPASPQTKTASEGELSTTATELLQDYMTTLRTKLSSQEIQQFATLLHEYRNGASVHEFCINLRQLYGDSRKFLLLGLRPFIPEKDSQHFENFLETIGVKDGRGIITDSFGRYRRTASSASDSTTNGNGAAGGDGAGSDEGLVPSEGDEWDRMISDISNDIEALGVSMDQEGVTP